A single Deinococcus aquiradiocola DNA region contains:
- a CDS encoding DUF4388 domain-containing protein, translated as MTRSTSSLETFDFLELLYMLAESRRTGVLRVYRDQEFQAWLQDGRVMHVEFGVLRDVSALSALLADPRGRFNFDEGQVHPDPHLDTDMDSLAMEALSELPTPELLLQGPGKITSPERVARMPWSLSQERVLREVETGTPLRELARNPEALEMLSRLARLGLLVARKSRVARLTVAVTRQVKGVAVVDETIIRRWREDLGRHFSHIALRDPQNVVHTLPVTVGSTAGTQLMLPPELLVRTRLHVGDAVLVQPAG; from the coding sequence ATGACCCGTTCCACATCCAGCCTCGAAACCTTTGACTTCCTGGAGCTGCTGTACATGCTCGCGGAGAGTCGCCGGACCGGTGTCCTGCGGGTGTACCGCGATCAGGAATTCCAGGCGTGGCTGCAGGACGGCCGCGTGATGCACGTGGAGTTCGGGGTGCTGCGGGACGTGTCGGCCCTCTCGGCGCTGCTGGCCGACCCGCGTGGGCGTTTCAATTTCGACGAGGGGCAGGTGCATCCGGACCCGCACCTCGACACCGACATGGATTCGCTGGCGATGGAGGCGCTGTCGGAGCTGCCGACGCCTGAACTGCTGCTGCAGGGTCCGGGCAAGATCACGTCGCCGGAACGCGTGGCGCGCATGCCGTGGAGCCTGTCGCAGGAACGCGTCCTGCGTGAGGTGGAGACGGGCACGCCGCTGCGGGAACTCGCGCGGAACCCGGAGGCGCTGGAGATGCTGTCCCGCCTGGCGCGGCTGGGGTTGCTGGTGGCGCGCAAGTCGCGGGTGGCTCGCCTGACGGTCGCCGTGACGCGGCAGGTGAAGGGCGTGGCAGTGGTGGACGAGACGATCATCCGCCGCTGGCGCGAGGACCTGGGTCGGCACTTCTCGCACATCGCGCTGCGCGACCCGCAGAACGTGGTGCATACCCTGCCGGTCACGGTGGGGTCCACGGCGGGCACGCAACTGATGCTGCCGCCGGAACTGCTTGTGCGGACGCGTCTGCATGTGGGTGACGCGGTCCTCGTCCAACCGGCCGGCTGA
- the scpB gene encoding SMC-Scp complex subunit ScpB: MAAPSGLNTAERQVRELLGAALLAAGRPLTLPELVSLLGLDAAGVEALVARYDAALQHLGAGFRVEAVGGGYRLVVPPERAALLSPIMAPPALPSLSGAALEVLAIIAYRQPVTRAEIEAMRGGSASTVLTLQERELVRVAGRSPAVGQPLLYATTARFLIEFGLNSLSELPELDAENFSGLLRG, from the coding sequence GTGGCTGCGCCCTCCGGGCTGAACACGGCGGAGCGGCAGGTGCGCGAACTGCTCGGCGCAGCGCTCCTGGCGGCGGGGCGTCCGCTCACCCTGCCGGAACTCGTTTCGCTGCTGGGACTGGACGCGGCTGGCGTGGAGGCGCTCGTGGCGCGGTACGACGCGGCGCTGCAGCACCTGGGGGCGGGCTTCCGGGTGGAGGCGGTGGGGGGCGGGTACCGGCTGGTCGTGCCGCCGGAGCGGGCGGCGCTGCTGTCGCCGATCATGGCGCCGCCCGCCCTGCCGTCCCTGTCGGGCGCGGCGCTGGAGGTGCTGGCGATCATCGCGTACCGGCAGCCGGTCACGCGCGCCGAGATCGAGGCGATGCGCGGCGGGTCGGCGAGCACCGTGCTGACCCTGCAGGAGCGGGAACTGGTGCGCGTGGCGGGCCGTTCTCCGGCGGTGGGTCAGCCGCTGCTGTACGCGACGACGGCGCGTTTCCTGATCGAGTTCGGGCTGAACAGCCTGTCGGAGCTGCCGGAACTGGACGCCGAGAACTTCAGCGGCCTGCTGCGCGGCTGA